One genomic segment of Ricinus communis isolate WT05 ecotype wild-type chromosome 3, ASM1957865v1, whole genome shotgun sequence includes these proteins:
- the LOC8272557 gene encoding CRM-domain containing factor CFM3, chloroplastic/mitochondrial isoform X1 has product MGLLLNAAIIASHAQGLKTLLLLLAVAMDMALTLSTSSSSSRYPLFLQARSHSPFKAFNFETNCSYSRSIQVSATKTKRKPRPSFFEQIRDKWSLKVPSTRDTFPWQEPEQQQEHQGQGKNDEEEIERCEISGVTLSKAEIDANPSSIDDDSVSVSLPNHLTTAPWVHGTRPKKNHFSSRPKIGENVVQNDVHTVVDIVENLEKEVTCNDKFKKEDNILHVDNAERLVKEVNYDKKFKEAKVQVGGFSVELKRDNEIARAKYSKSPSYINEKPFGANGGYGVQVSYDDNSSSIELPWEKERVMESVEGYLRGKRSNTELAERMLPEHELKRLRNVALRMYERIKVGAAGINQDLVDAVHEKWRLDEVVKLKFEEPLSFNMRRTHEILENRTGGLVIWRSGSSVVLYRGISYKLHCVRSFSKQDEAGKEILAHPEEVTSNATLNIGVKHFIGTTESYIPDRAKYLKDLSREELTDFTELNQFLDELGPRFEDWCGREPLPVDADLLLAVDPGYKPPFRLLPYGVRHCLTDKEMTIFRRLARTVPPHFALGRNRQLQGLAKAIVKLWERSAIVKIAIKRGVQNTRNERMAEELKVLTGGILLSRNKEYIVFYRGNDFLPPAIVKTLKERKKLTYLKQDEEEQARQMALASVESSAKTSKVPLVAGTLAETVAATSHWRDQRGSPDIDEMLREAVLAKRASLVKHLENKLALAKGKLRKAEKALAKVHEHLDPSGLPTDLETISDEERFLFRKIGLSMKPYLFLGKRGVYDGTIENMHLHWKYRELVKVIVRGKSFAQVKHIAISLEAESGGVLVSIERTTKGYAIIVYRGKNYLHPEVMRPKNLLTKRQALVRSIELQRREALKHHISDLQERIELLKLELEDMESGKEIDVDKMSSRLDDSSISDSDVEEGGEEAYLVSTRIPITRTRT; this is encoded by the exons atggGCCTCTTGTTAAACGCTGCTATTATTGCATCACATGCTCAAGGCCTCAAAACGCTGTTGCTGTTACTGGCAGTAGCCATGGATATGGCGCTCACGCTTtccacttcttcttcttcttctcgaTACCCCCTTTTCCTGCAAGCCCGATCTCATTCTCCATTTAAAGCTTTCAACTTTGAAACAAATTGCTCTTATAGTCGCTCAATTCAAGTTAGTGCCACAAAGACCAAAAGAAAGCCAAGGCCTAGCTTTTTTGAACAAATTCGTGATAAATGGTCTCTCAAAGTCCCTTCAACAAGAGACACGTTTCCATGGCAAGAACCAGAACAACAACAAGAACATCAAGGACAAGGGAAAAATGACGAGGAAGAAATAGAAAGGTGTGAGATTTCTGGGGTTACTTTATCTAAAGCTGAAATTGATGCCAACCCATCTTCCATTGATGATGATTCAGTGAGTGTTTCTTTACCAAATCATTTAACTACAGCTCCTTGGGTACATGGAACAAGACCCAAAAAAAACCATTTCTCTTCTCGGCCTAAAATTGGAGAAAATGTTGTACAAAACGATGTACACACTGTTGTTGATATAGTGGAAAACTTGGAAAAGGAAGTTACTTGTAATGACAAATTTAAGAAAGAGGATAATATTTTACATGTTGATAATGCAGAAAGGTTAGTTAAAGAAGTTAATTATGATAAGAAATTTAAGGAAGCTAAAGTTCAAGTTGGTGGCTTTTCAGTCGAGTTAAAAAGGGATAACGAAATAGCAAGAGCTAAGTACTCTAAAAGTCCATCTTATATAAATGAGAAACCTTTTGGGGCCAACGGAGGATACGGGGTTCAGGTTTCTTATGATGATAATAGCAGTTCAATTGAATTGCCCTGGGAGAAAGAGAGGGTAATGGAGTCTGTGGAAGGCTATTTGAGGGGGAAGAGAAGCAATACAGAGTTGGCTGAGAGAATGTTGCCTGAACATGAGTTGAAGAGGCTGAGGAATGTTGCCTTGAGGATGTATGAGAGGATTAAAGTGGGGGCTGCAGGCATTAATCAGGATTTGGTGGATGCAGTTCATGAGAAGTGGAGGCTTGATGAAGTGGTGAAGTTGAAGTTTGAAGAGCCTCTTTCATTTAACATGAGAAGGACGCATGAGATTTTAGAG AATAGAACTGGGGGTTTGGTTATATGGAGGTCAGGGAGTTCAGTGGTGTTGTACAGAGGAATTTCGTACAAATTACATTGTGTGCGGTCATTTTCCAAGCAAGATGAGGCTGGTAAGGAAATTTTGGCACATCCAGAAGAAGTGACAAGTAATGCTACACTCAATATAGGAGTAAAGCACTTCATTGGAACTACAGAATCATATATACCTGATCGTGCAAAGTATTTGAAGGATTTATCTCGAGAAGAACTCACAGACTTCACTGAACTAAACCAGTTCTTGGATGAGCTGGGTCCCAGGTTTGAAGACTGGTGTGGCCGTGAGCCATTGCCTGTTGATGCAGATTTGCTTCTTGCAGTGGATCCTGGATATAAACCTCCATTCAGACTTCTTCCTTATGGGGTAAGACATTGTTTAACAGACAAGGAGATGACGATTTTCCGTAGGCTTGCAAGAACAGTGCCTCCTCATTTTGCCCTTG gAAGGAACAGACAACTGCAAGGTCTGGCTAAAGCTATAGTGAAACTATGGGAAAGAAGTGCTATTGTAAAAATAGCCATAAAACGTGGTGTGCAGAATACACGTAATGAGAGAATGGCCGAAGAGCTCAAG GTATTAACAGGTGGAATACTACTTTCTAGAAACAAGGAGTATATTGTATTTTACAGGGGGAATGATTTCTTGCCACCTGCTATTGTGAAGACTctgaaagaaaggaagaaattaaCTTATCTTAAACAAGATGAGGAAGAGCAAGCTCGGCAGATGGCCTTGGCTTCTGTTGAGTCAAGTGCCAAAACTTCTAAAGTTCCATTGGTTGCTGGAACTCTTGCTGAAACTGTAGCAGCAACCTCTCACTGGAGGGACCAAAGAGGTAGTCCAGATATAGATGAAATGCTGAGAGAAGCAGTTTTAGCTAAACGCGCTTCATTAGTCAAACATCTCGAGAATAAACTAGCTCTT GCAAAAGGGAAACTCAGAAAAGCGGAGAAAGCTTTAGCAAAGGTACATGAACATCTAGATCCATCAGGCCTCCCAACTGATTTAGAAACTATAAGTGACGAAGAAAGATTCTTGTTTCGCAAGATTGGTCTGAGCATGAAGCCCTATTTGTTCCTAG GAAAGAGAGGGGTTTATGATGGTACCATAGAAAACATGCACTTGCACTGGAAATATCGTGAATTGGTAAAGGTGATTGTGAGAGGAAAAAGCTTTGCACAAGTCAAGCACATTGCGATTTCTTTGGAAGCTGAGAGTGGTGGAGTATTAGTATCTATAGAACGAACAACTAAAGGCTATGCAATCATTGTATACCGTGGAAAGAATTATCTACATCCAGAGGTAATGAGGCCCAAAAATTTATTGACAAAACGACAGGCATTAGTCAGGTCAATTGAACTTCAGAGACGTGAG GCACTAAAGCATCATATCTCAGACTTGCAGGAGAGAATTGAGCTACTGAAGTTGGAATTA GAAGACATGGAATCTGGTAAGGAGATTGATGTCGATAAAATGAGCTCAAGGTTGGATGATTCTTCTATTTCTGACAGTGATGTTGAAGAG GGAGGGGAAGAGGCATATCTCGTATCAACGAGAATACCTATTACCAGAACTAGAACATGA
- the LOC8272559 gene encoding putative transcription factor bHLH041 isoform X2, protein MDAVFSPLLSEADRTYYLRSLMHSFRCTYICFWLYIPQPNHHLYYLGGHYSEENNPPDPSSGSLARRLFDGYRREVFYVLNDHIPGMAFINNQPYRELSQSELLRLTSVAVQRQFYQTAVFMGCCSGEIEMGWANANQINMENAMMSWFSEYSIPQQSLSQLRELSQALDPNPPSSSSSSLRSLDSPDSSSFMFNMPTTSNIAEIPLEVRPLQPIPSASSSIQQVLQFLQPTQSTTSSVQPAMQSFQQVPSTTTSPLRQAMQPLQQVPSTTTSPVHQQAMQSLPLIPSASTSPHQQAMQSLPLIPSASTSPHQQAMQAFALSRNIQLPSQESEDAAMTRAILAVLTSPSSSTSSSTPNLPYTHYHGVSQQRGSAFKSYLAPRIPMRASLHRQNLLKRSITYYRNLNIARREHMTANRPTTTQLHHMISERKRREKINESFEALRKLLPPEAKKDKASVLTRTREYLTLLKTQVAELSQRNQQLEAELLPAAIEAHAGEVIAENQQSGSWEGRVEVRITNVSESTSEDERIINLLIVLRGECPVSDFVIRILEFLKQVNNANLMSVDANTSRGASRSLNRVILRLRIEGNEWDEAAFQEAVRRVVADLAQ, encoded by the exons ATGGACGCCGTCTTTTCGCCCCTTTTAAGTGAAGCTGACCGCACCTATTATCTCCGCTCGCTAATGCACTCTTTTCGCTGCACTTACATTTGCTTTTGGTTATATATTCCTCAACCCAACCA CCATTTATACTACCTGGGCGGGCATTACAgtgaagaaaacaacccacCTGACCCTTCTTCAGGAAGCTTAGCGAGAAGGCTATTTGACGGATATCGGCGAGAAGTGTTCTACGTTCTGAATGA TCATATTCCCGGTATGGCTTTCATTAATAACCAGCCCTACAGAGAGCTATCCCAATCGGAACTTCTAAGACTGACATCAGTTGCAGTGCAGCGACAATTCTATCAG ACTGCAGTCTTTATGGGGTGCTGCAGTGGAGAAATTGAGATGGGATGGGCCAACGCGAATCAA ATTAACATGGAAAATGCAATGATGAGTTGGTTTTCAGAGTACAGTATTCCTCAGCAATCTCTATCACAACTGAGAGAACTTTCTCAAGCACTTGATCCGAACCCGCCCTCATCTTCTTCCTCCTCATTGAGATCCCTGGATAGTCCAGACAGCTCTTCTTTTATGTTCAATATGCCAACCACATCAAACATAGCAGAAATACCTCTGGAGGTTCGCCCATTGCAACCAATACCAAGCGCATCGAGTTCGATCCAACAAGTCTTGCAGTTTTTGCAGCCAACGCAAAGCACAACTAGTTCAGTTCAACCAGCAATGCAATCTTTTCAACAAGTGCCAAGCACAACAACTAGCCCACTTCGACAAGCCATGCAACCTTTGCAACAAGTACCAAGTACAACAACGAGCCCAGTTCATCAACAAGCCATGCAATCTTTGCCACTAATACCAAGCGCAAGTACTAGTCCGCACCAACAAGCCATGCAATCTTTGCCACTAATACCGAGCGCAAGTACTAGTCCGCACCAACAAGCCATGCAAGCATTTGCTTTGTCAAGAAACATTCAGTTACCATCCCAAGAAAGTGAAGATGCGGCGATGACAAGAGCTATTCTTGCAGTTTTaacttctccttcttcttctaccTCGTCTTCAACACCTAACTTACCTTACACCCATTACCATGGGGTAAGCCAGCAGAGAGGTAGTGCTTTCAAGAGTTATCTAGCTCCCCGGATTCCAATGAGAGCAAGTTTACACAGGCAAAATTTGCTTAAACGATCAATTACTTATTacagaaatttaaatattgcGAGACGGGAACATATGACGGCAAACCGACCCACTACCACTCAATTGCACCATATGATATCGGAGCGCAAAAGGCGAGAAAAAATCAACGAGAGCTTTGAAGCATTGAGAAAACTTCTCCCTCCAGAAGCCAAG AAAGACAAAGCATCAGTGCTTACTCGAACAAGGgagtacttaactttgctgaAGACTCAAGTAGCGGAGCTGAGCCAGAGAAATCAGCAATTAGAAGCAGAATTATTGCCTGCTGCTATAGAAGCTCATGCAGGAGAAGTAATTGCAGAGAACCAGCAATCGGGATCCTGGGAAGGAAGAGTAGAAGTCAGGATTACGAATGTCTCAGAATCAACATCAGAAGATGAAAgaataatcaatttactaattGTTCTAAGAGGAGAATGTCCTGTCTCAGATTTTGTGATTCGGATACTTGAGTTCTTGAAACAAGTTAACAATGCGAACTTGATGTCTGTCGATGCCAACACAAGTAGAGGAGCATCAAGATCCTTGAATCGTGTAATCTTGAGATTGAGAATCGAG GGAAACGAATGGGACGAGGCTGCCTTCCAGGAAGCAGTGAGAAGGGTTGTTGCTGACTTGGCACAGTGA
- the LOC8272558 gene encoding uncharacterized protein LOC8272558: protein METLVCNFHSAHTNSFISRKTPSSTFLTRQVRISLPSNRSSATLTLRGMADSTQNPVLKQQKVIIPNKHGEKIVGLLHDTGSKEIVVLCHGFRSTKEQETMVNLAVALENEGISAFRFDFAGNGESEGSFAYGNYWKEADDIRAVIEHFSGANRVTSVILGHSKGGDDVLLYASKYHDIGAVVNISGRYDLNKGIEERFGKDFMEKIKQDGFFDVKNKAGTIIYRITLESLMDRLNTDVHKACLQIDKECRVFTVHGSADEIIPVEDALEFDKIIPNHKLQIIEGANHSYTSHQAELTSAVLNFIKEILQ from the exons atggaaaCGCTTGTTTGTAATTTTCATTCAGCACAcacaaattcatttatttcaaGGAAGACCCCTTCTTCTACATTTCTTACTCGCCAGGTCCGCATCAGCTTACCCAGTAATCGGAGCTCCGCCACCTTAACACTGAGGGGAATGGCTGATTCCACCCAAAACCCAG TTCTTAAGCAGCAGAAGGTTATAATACCAAACAAGCATGGCGAAAAAATCGTGGGTTTATTACACGATACTGGATCTAAGGAGATTGTTGTCTTATGCCATGGCTTCCGTTCCACAAAG GAACAAGAGACTATGGTGAACCTTGCTGTTGCATTAGAAAATGAAGGAATTAGTGCTTTCCGTTTTGACTTTGCTGGAAATGG AGAAAGTGAAGGTTCATTTGCATATGGTAACTACTGGAAAGAGGCTGATGATATTCGTGCTGTAATTGAACACTTCTCCGGAGCAAACCGTGTCACAAGTGTGATTCTTGGCCATAGTAAAG GAGGTGATGATGTGCTCCTATATGCCTCAAAATATCATGATATCGGTGCAGTTGTCAATATTTCCGGTCGTTATGATCTCAATAAAGGGATTGAGGAACGATTTGGGAAAGACTTCATGGAAAAAATTAAGCAAGATGGATTCTTTGATGTAAAGAACAAAGCAG GAACTATTATTTATCGGATTACGCTGGAAAGTTTGATGGATCGCCTCAACACAGATGTACATAAAGCTTGTCTTCAGATTGATAAAGAGTGCAG GGTCTTCACTGTCCATGGATCTGCTGATGAAATCATTCCTGTGGAAGATGCATTAGAATTTGACAAGATCATACCTAATcacaaattacaaatcatagAAGGAGCTAATCATTCATACACGTCACACCAAGCTGAGTTAACATCTGCTGttctgaattttataaaagaaatcttGCAGTAG
- the LOC8272557 gene encoding CRM-domain containing factor CFM3, chloroplastic/mitochondrial isoform X2, giving the protein MGLLLNAAIIASHAQGLKTLLLLLAVAMDMALTLSTSSSSSRYPLFLQARSHSPFKAFNFETNCSYSRSIQVSATKTKRKPRPSFFEQIRDKWSLKVPSTRDTFPWQEPEQQQEHQGQGKNDEEEIERCEISGVTLSKAEIDANPSSIDDDSVSVSLPNHLTTAPWVHGTRPKKNHFSSRPKIGENVVQNDVHTVVDIVENLEKEVTCNDKFKKEDNILHVDNAERLVKEVNYDKKFKEAKVQVGGFSVELKRDNEIARAKYSKSPSYINEKPFGANGGYGVQVSYDDNSSSIELPWEKERVMESVEGYLRGKRSNTELAERMLPEHELKRLRNVALRMYERIKVGAAGINQDLVDAVHEKWRLDEVVKLKFEEPLSFNMRRTHEILENRTGGLVIWRSGSSVVLYRGISYKLHCVRSFSKQDEAGKEILAHPEEVTSNATLNIGVKHFIGTTESYIPDRAKYLKDLSREELTDFTELNQFLDELGPRFEDWCGREPLPVDADLLLAVDPGYKPPFRLLPYGVRHCLTDKEMTIFRRLARTVPPHFALGRNRQLQGLAKAIVKLWERSAIVKIAIKRGVQNTRNERMAEELKVLTGGILLSRNKEYIVFYRGNDFLPPAIVKTLKERKKLTYLKQDEEEQARQMALASVESSAKTSKVPLVAGTLAETVAATSHWRDQRGSPDIDEMLREAVLAKRASLVKHLENKLALAKGKLRKAEKALAKVHEHLDPSGLPTDLETISDEERFLFRKIGLSMKPYLFLGKRGVYDGTIENMHLHWKYRELVKVIVRGKSFAQVKHIAISLEAESGGVLVSIERTTKGYAIIVYRGKNYLHPEVMRPKNLLTKRQALVRSIELQRREALKHHISDLQERIELLKLELEDMESGKEIDVDKMSSRLDDSSISDSDVEEKVASLPERIFGPFCMPR; this is encoded by the exons atggGCCTCTTGTTAAACGCTGCTATTATTGCATCACATGCTCAAGGCCTCAAAACGCTGTTGCTGTTACTGGCAGTAGCCATGGATATGGCGCTCACGCTTtccacttcttcttcttcttctcgaTACCCCCTTTTCCTGCAAGCCCGATCTCATTCTCCATTTAAAGCTTTCAACTTTGAAACAAATTGCTCTTATAGTCGCTCAATTCAAGTTAGTGCCACAAAGACCAAAAGAAAGCCAAGGCCTAGCTTTTTTGAACAAATTCGTGATAAATGGTCTCTCAAAGTCCCTTCAACAAGAGACACGTTTCCATGGCAAGAACCAGAACAACAACAAGAACATCAAGGACAAGGGAAAAATGACGAGGAAGAAATAGAAAGGTGTGAGATTTCTGGGGTTACTTTATCTAAAGCTGAAATTGATGCCAACCCATCTTCCATTGATGATGATTCAGTGAGTGTTTCTTTACCAAATCATTTAACTACAGCTCCTTGGGTACATGGAACAAGACCCAAAAAAAACCATTTCTCTTCTCGGCCTAAAATTGGAGAAAATGTTGTACAAAACGATGTACACACTGTTGTTGATATAGTGGAAAACTTGGAAAAGGAAGTTACTTGTAATGACAAATTTAAGAAAGAGGATAATATTTTACATGTTGATAATGCAGAAAGGTTAGTTAAAGAAGTTAATTATGATAAGAAATTTAAGGAAGCTAAAGTTCAAGTTGGTGGCTTTTCAGTCGAGTTAAAAAGGGATAACGAAATAGCAAGAGCTAAGTACTCTAAAAGTCCATCTTATATAAATGAGAAACCTTTTGGGGCCAACGGAGGATACGGGGTTCAGGTTTCTTATGATGATAATAGCAGTTCAATTGAATTGCCCTGGGAGAAAGAGAGGGTAATGGAGTCTGTGGAAGGCTATTTGAGGGGGAAGAGAAGCAATACAGAGTTGGCTGAGAGAATGTTGCCTGAACATGAGTTGAAGAGGCTGAGGAATGTTGCCTTGAGGATGTATGAGAGGATTAAAGTGGGGGCTGCAGGCATTAATCAGGATTTGGTGGATGCAGTTCATGAGAAGTGGAGGCTTGATGAAGTGGTGAAGTTGAAGTTTGAAGAGCCTCTTTCATTTAACATGAGAAGGACGCATGAGATTTTAGAG AATAGAACTGGGGGTTTGGTTATATGGAGGTCAGGGAGTTCAGTGGTGTTGTACAGAGGAATTTCGTACAAATTACATTGTGTGCGGTCATTTTCCAAGCAAGATGAGGCTGGTAAGGAAATTTTGGCACATCCAGAAGAAGTGACAAGTAATGCTACACTCAATATAGGAGTAAAGCACTTCATTGGAACTACAGAATCATATATACCTGATCGTGCAAAGTATTTGAAGGATTTATCTCGAGAAGAACTCACAGACTTCACTGAACTAAACCAGTTCTTGGATGAGCTGGGTCCCAGGTTTGAAGACTGGTGTGGCCGTGAGCCATTGCCTGTTGATGCAGATTTGCTTCTTGCAGTGGATCCTGGATATAAACCTCCATTCAGACTTCTTCCTTATGGGGTAAGACATTGTTTAACAGACAAGGAGATGACGATTTTCCGTAGGCTTGCAAGAACAGTGCCTCCTCATTTTGCCCTTG gAAGGAACAGACAACTGCAAGGTCTGGCTAAAGCTATAGTGAAACTATGGGAAAGAAGTGCTATTGTAAAAATAGCCATAAAACGTGGTGTGCAGAATACACGTAATGAGAGAATGGCCGAAGAGCTCAAG GTATTAACAGGTGGAATACTACTTTCTAGAAACAAGGAGTATATTGTATTTTACAGGGGGAATGATTTCTTGCCACCTGCTATTGTGAAGACTctgaaagaaaggaagaaattaaCTTATCTTAAACAAGATGAGGAAGAGCAAGCTCGGCAGATGGCCTTGGCTTCTGTTGAGTCAAGTGCCAAAACTTCTAAAGTTCCATTGGTTGCTGGAACTCTTGCTGAAACTGTAGCAGCAACCTCTCACTGGAGGGACCAAAGAGGTAGTCCAGATATAGATGAAATGCTGAGAGAAGCAGTTTTAGCTAAACGCGCTTCATTAGTCAAACATCTCGAGAATAAACTAGCTCTT GCAAAAGGGAAACTCAGAAAAGCGGAGAAAGCTTTAGCAAAGGTACATGAACATCTAGATCCATCAGGCCTCCCAACTGATTTAGAAACTATAAGTGACGAAGAAAGATTCTTGTTTCGCAAGATTGGTCTGAGCATGAAGCCCTATTTGTTCCTAG GAAAGAGAGGGGTTTATGATGGTACCATAGAAAACATGCACTTGCACTGGAAATATCGTGAATTGGTAAAGGTGATTGTGAGAGGAAAAAGCTTTGCACAAGTCAAGCACATTGCGATTTCTTTGGAAGCTGAGAGTGGTGGAGTATTAGTATCTATAGAACGAACAACTAAAGGCTATGCAATCATTGTATACCGTGGAAAGAATTATCTACATCCAGAGGTAATGAGGCCCAAAAATTTATTGACAAAACGACAGGCATTAGTCAGGTCAATTGAACTTCAGAGACGTGAG GCACTAAAGCATCATATCTCAGACTTGCAGGAGAGAATTGAGCTACTGAAGTTGGAATTA GAAGACATGGAATCTGGTAAGGAGATTGATGTCGATAAAATGAGCTCAAGGTTGGATGATTCTTCTATTTCTGACAGTGATGTTGAAGAG AAGGTAGCATCCTTACCAGAAAGAATCTTTGGGCCATTTTGCATGCCAAGATAG
- the LOC8272559 gene encoding putative transcription factor bHLH041 isoform X1, translated as MDAVFSPLLSEADRTYYLRSLMHSFRCTYICFWLYIPQPNHHLYYLGGHYSEENNPPDPSSGSLARRLFDGYRREVFYVLNDHIPGMAFINNQPYRELSQSELLRLTSVAVQRQFYQEARIKTAVFMGCCSGEIEMGWANANQINMENAMMSWFSEYSIPQQSLSQLRELSQALDPNPPSSSSSSLRSLDSPDSSSFMFNMPTTSNIAEIPLEVRPLQPIPSASSSIQQVLQFLQPTQSTTSSVQPAMQSFQQVPSTTTSPLRQAMQPLQQVPSTTTSPVHQQAMQSLPLIPSASTSPHQQAMQSLPLIPSASTSPHQQAMQAFALSRNIQLPSQESEDAAMTRAILAVLTSPSSSTSSSTPNLPYTHYHGVSQQRGSAFKSYLAPRIPMRASLHRQNLLKRSITYYRNLNIARREHMTANRPTTTQLHHMISERKRREKINESFEALRKLLPPEAKKDKASVLTRTREYLTLLKTQVAELSQRNQQLEAELLPAAIEAHAGEVIAENQQSGSWEGRVEVRITNVSESTSEDERIINLLIVLRGECPVSDFVIRILEFLKQVNNANLMSVDANTSRGASRSLNRVILRLRIEGNEWDEAAFQEAVRRVVADLAQ; from the exons ATGGACGCCGTCTTTTCGCCCCTTTTAAGTGAAGCTGACCGCACCTATTATCTCCGCTCGCTAATGCACTCTTTTCGCTGCACTTACATTTGCTTTTGGTTATATATTCCTCAACCCAACCA CCATTTATACTACCTGGGCGGGCATTACAgtgaagaaaacaacccacCTGACCCTTCTTCAGGAAGCTTAGCGAGAAGGCTATTTGACGGATATCGGCGAGAAGTGTTCTACGTTCTGAATGA TCATATTCCCGGTATGGCTTTCATTAATAACCAGCCCTACAGAGAGCTATCCCAATCGGAACTTCTAAGACTGACATCAGTTGCAGTGCAGCGACAATTCTATCAG GAAGCAAGGATTAAG ACTGCAGTCTTTATGGGGTGCTGCAGTGGAGAAATTGAGATGGGATGGGCCAACGCGAATCAA ATTAACATGGAAAATGCAATGATGAGTTGGTTTTCAGAGTACAGTATTCCTCAGCAATCTCTATCACAACTGAGAGAACTTTCTCAAGCACTTGATCCGAACCCGCCCTCATCTTCTTCCTCCTCATTGAGATCCCTGGATAGTCCAGACAGCTCTTCTTTTATGTTCAATATGCCAACCACATCAAACATAGCAGAAATACCTCTGGAGGTTCGCCCATTGCAACCAATACCAAGCGCATCGAGTTCGATCCAACAAGTCTTGCAGTTTTTGCAGCCAACGCAAAGCACAACTAGTTCAGTTCAACCAGCAATGCAATCTTTTCAACAAGTGCCAAGCACAACAACTAGCCCACTTCGACAAGCCATGCAACCTTTGCAACAAGTACCAAGTACAACAACGAGCCCAGTTCATCAACAAGCCATGCAATCTTTGCCACTAATACCAAGCGCAAGTACTAGTCCGCACCAACAAGCCATGCAATCTTTGCCACTAATACCGAGCGCAAGTACTAGTCCGCACCAACAAGCCATGCAAGCATTTGCTTTGTCAAGAAACATTCAGTTACCATCCCAAGAAAGTGAAGATGCGGCGATGACAAGAGCTATTCTTGCAGTTTTaacttctccttcttcttctaccTCGTCTTCAACACCTAACTTACCTTACACCCATTACCATGGGGTAAGCCAGCAGAGAGGTAGTGCTTTCAAGAGTTATCTAGCTCCCCGGATTCCAATGAGAGCAAGTTTACACAGGCAAAATTTGCTTAAACGATCAATTACTTATTacagaaatttaaatattgcGAGACGGGAACATATGACGGCAAACCGACCCACTACCACTCAATTGCACCATATGATATCGGAGCGCAAAAGGCGAGAAAAAATCAACGAGAGCTTTGAAGCATTGAGAAAACTTCTCCCTCCAGAAGCCAAG AAAGACAAAGCATCAGTGCTTACTCGAACAAGGgagtacttaactttgctgaAGACTCAAGTAGCGGAGCTGAGCCAGAGAAATCAGCAATTAGAAGCAGAATTATTGCCTGCTGCTATAGAAGCTCATGCAGGAGAAGTAATTGCAGAGAACCAGCAATCGGGATCCTGGGAAGGAAGAGTAGAAGTCAGGATTACGAATGTCTCAGAATCAACATCAGAAGATGAAAgaataatcaatttactaattGTTCTAAGAGGAGAATGTCCTGTCTCAGATTTTGTGATTCGGATACTTGAGTTCTTGAAACAAGTTAACAATGCGAACTTGATGTCTGTCGATGCCAACACAAGTAGAGGAGCATCAAGATCCTTGAATCGTGTAATCTTGAGATTGAGAATCGAG GGAAACGAATGGGACGAGGCTGCCTTCCAGGAAGCAGTGAGAAGGGTTGTTGCTGACTTGGCACAGTGA